The genome window TGCTCTTGTTCATTTCCCTCAGGCAGAACAGGCATACATCCTTTCCCGGCAGAGCGGGCTCTTCATTGCAGATGCTGCACAGTTCGATTTCCTCTGAGCGGGATTCCCCTTTCATCTCCTGCAGGCAGATCTTGCAGTACTTTTCATCCTCCCGGATGTAGTTCAGGTCGCAGCGGGGACACTTGACCAGGTTCATGGCATTTCCTCCTCAATGTGATCATTTGTGAACAAATTCCCACATTTGTGATCTTTCGTGACACTTTCAATGCTTTCTTTTACACTTTGGCACTAAAAACAGAGGATAAAGCGGCTTTTCTTTCCACTTTTCCGGCATTGTCCCCCACTTTTCAGCCGAAAGCACTGCGTAATCTACGGACATGGATTATACTATGCATATGATACATATGCAATAGGAAAAAACACATTTCGGAAAAAAAGCAAAACCTATACTTCTTCAGCATGCAAAACTTTATCTATGAGGTTCAGCAGATCTTCCCGGCCGGTGCCGTCCTCACCGCTGAAACAGATGATTTCCCAGGGCTGCACGCTCAGCGCCCGGCAGATCGGTGCCAGGTATTTACTCCGCGCTCCCCTGCTGATCTTGTCCGCTTTGGTGGCGATAACGGAGAAAGGGATATCCATTTCCCGGAGGAAACGGTTCATCTGCTTGTCATCCTCTGTGGGCTCGTGGCGGATATCCACCAGGCAGAGCACATGGAGCAGCTCGTCCGCTTTGGTGAAATAATCCTG of Aristaeella lactis contains these proteins:
- the yihA gene encoding ribosome biogenesis GTP-binding protein YihA/YsxC, yielding MMEIKSADFVTSMADYGDFTGKGLPQIAVAGKSNVGKSTLINKLCRRNKLARTSSTPGKTRLLNVFLLNEEFHLVDLPGYGFAKVDKKEKQRWGQMMQDYFTKADELLHVLCLVDIRHEPTEDDKQMNRFLREMDIPFSVIATKADKISRGARSKYLAPICRALSVQPWEIICFSGEDGTGREDLLNLIDKVLHAEEV